From the genome of Bos taurus isolate L1 Dominette 01449 registration number 42190680 breed Hereford chromosome 2, ARS-UCD2.0, whole genome shotgun sequence, one region includes:
- the DES gene encoding desmin: MSQAYSSSQRVSSYRRTFGGAPSFPLGSPLSSPVFPRAGFGTKGSSSSVTSRVYQVSRTSGGAGGLGALRASRLGSTRVPSSYGAGELLDFSLADAVNQEFLTTRTNEKVELQELNDRFANYIEKVRFLEQQNAALAAEVNRLKGREPTRVAEIYEEELRELRRQVEVLTNQRARVDVERDNLLDDLQRLKAKLQEEIQLKEEAENNLAAFRADVDAATLARIDLERRIESLNEEIAFLKKVHEEEIRELQAQLQEQQVQVEMDMSKPDLTAALRDIRAQYETIAAKNISEAEEWYKSKVSDLTQAANKNNDALRQAKQEMMEYRHQIQSYTCEIDALKGTNDSLMRQMRELEDRFASEASGYQDNIARLEEEIRHLKDEMARHLREYQDLLNVKMALDVEIATYRKLLEGEESRINLPIQTFSALNFRETSPEQRGSEVHTKKTVMIKTIETRDGEVVSEATQQQHEVL; the protein is encoded by the exons ATGAGCCAGGCCTACTCGTCCAGCCAGCGGGTGTCGTCCTACCGCCGCACCTTCGGCGGGGCCCCCAGCTTCCCGCTCGGCTCCCCGCTGAGCTCGCCGGTGTTCCCGCGCGCGGGCTTCGGCACCAAGGGCTCCTCGAGCTCGGTGACGTCCCGCGTGTACCAGGTGTCGCGCACGTCGGGCGGGGCCGGGGGCCTGGGGGCGCTGCGGGCCAGCCGGCTGGGTTCGACCCGCGTGCCCTCCTCCTATGGCGCGGGCGAGCTGCTGGACTTCTCGCTGGCCGATGCCGTGAACCAGGAGTTCCTGACCACGCGCACCAACGAGAAGGTGGAGCTGCAGGAGCTCAATGATCGCTTCGCCAACTACATCGAGAAGGTGCGCTTCCTGGAGCAGCAGAACGCGGCGCTTGCTGCGGAGGTGAACCGGCTCAAGGGCCGGGAGCCGACGCGCGTGGCCGAGATCTACGAGGAGGAGCTGCGCGAGCTGCGGCGCCAGGTGGAGGTGCTCACCAACCAGCGCGCCCGCGTCGACGTCGAGCGGGACAACCTGCTGGACGACCTGCAGCGGCTCAAGGCCAA GCTGCAAGAGGAAATTCAGCTGAAAGAAGAAGCGGAGAACAATTTGGCTGCCTTCCGAGCC GACGTGGATGCAGCCACTCTAGCTCGAATTGACCTGGAGCGCAGGATTGAATCTCTCAACGAGGAAATCGCGTTCCTTAAGAAAGTTCACGAAGAG GAGATCCGCGAGCTACAGGCCCAGCTTCAGGAACAGCAGGTCCAGGTGGAGATGGACATGTCGAAACCAGACCTCACAGCTGCCCTCAGGGACATCCGTGCTCAGTATGAGACCATCGCGGCCAAGAATATCTCGGAAGCCGAGGAATGGTACAAGTCAAAG GTGTCTGACCTGACCCAGGCAGCCAACAAGAACAATGACGCTCTGCGCCAGGCCAAGCAGGAGATGATGGAGTACCGCCACCAGATCCAGTCCTACACCTGCGAGATCGACGCCCTCAAGGGCACC AACGACTCACTGATGAGGCAGATGAGGGAGCTAGAGGACCGCTTTGCTAGTGAGGCCAGCGGCTACCAGGACAACATTGCCCGCCTGGAGGAGGAGATCCGACACCTCAAGGATGAGATGGCCCGCCACCTGCGCGAGTACCAGGACCTGCTCAATGTCAAGATGGCCTTGGACGTGGAGATTGCCACCTACCGGAAGCTGCTGGAGGGCGAGGAGAGCCG GATCAACCTCCCTATCCAGACCTTCTCTGCCCTCAACTTCCGAG AAACAAGCCCCGAGCAGAGGGGTTCTGAGGTCCATACCAAGAAGACGGTGATGATCAAGACCATTGAGACCCGGGACGGGGAG GTCGTCAGTGAGGCCACACAACAGCAGCATGAGGTGCTCTAA